A single Klebsiella variicola DNA region contains:
- the eutH gene encoding ethanolamine utilization protein EutH → MGINEIIMYIMMFFMLIAAVDRILSQFGGSARFLGKLGKSIEGSGGQFEEGFMAMGALGLAMVGMTALAPVLAHLLGPVIIPLYEMLGANPSMFAGTLLACDMGGFFLAKELAGGDVAAWMYSGLILGSMMGPTIVFSIPVALGIIEPADRRWLALGVLAGIVTIPIGCIAGGLVAMYSGVEINGQPVAFTFALILMNMIPVIIVAVLVALGLKFIPEKMINGFQIFAKFLVALITIGLAAAVIKFLLGWELIPGLDPIFMAPGDQPGEVMRAIEVIGSISCVLLGAYPMVLLLTRWFEKPLMRVGNLLKINNMAAGGMVATLANNIPMFGMMKQMDTRGKVINCAFSVSAAFALGDHLGFAAANMNAMIFPMIVGKLVGGVTAIGVAMLLVPKDENVPAPANTEAEAHS, encoded by the coding sequence ATGGGAATTAACGAAATCATCATGTACATCATGATGTTCTTTATGCTGATTGCCGCCGTGGACAGGATCCTGTCGCAGTTCGGCGGCTCGGCGCGCTTTCTCGGCAAACTGGGGAAAAGCATTGAGGGATCCGGCGGTCAGTTTGAAGAAGGGTTTATGGCGATGGGCGCGCTGGGCCTGGCGATGGTCGGGATGACCGCCCTGGCGCCGGTGCTGGCCCATCTGCTCGGTCCGGTGATTATCCCGCTGTATGAGATGCTCGGCGCCAACCCGTCGATGTTTGCCGGCACGCTGCTGGCGTGCGACATGGGCGGTTTCTTCCTCGCCAAAGAGCTGGCGGGCGGCGACGTGGCGGCCTGGATGTACTCGGGCCTGATCCTCGGCTCCATGATGGGGCCGACCATTGTGTTCTCCATTCCGGTGGCGCTCGGCATTATCGAACCTGCCGATCGCCGCTGGCTGGCGCTCGGCGTGCTGGCGGGCATTGTCACTATTCCTATCGGCTGTATCGCCGGCGGTCTGGTGGCGATGTATTCCGGGGTGGAGATCAACGGCCAGCCGGTAGCGTTTACCTTCGCGCTGATCCTGATGAATATGATCCCGGTGATCATCGTCGCCGTGCTGGTGGCGCTGGGGCTGAAGTTCATTCCGGAAAAAATGATCAACGGCTTCCAGATCTTCGCCAAATTCCTCGTGGCGCTGATCACCATCGGCCTGGCGGCGGCGGTGATCAAGTTCCTGCTCGGCTGGGAGCTGATCCCAGGACTCGACCCGATCTTTATGGCGCCTGGTGACCAGCCCGGCGAGGTGATGCGCGCCATCGAAGTCATTGGCTCTATCTCCTGCGTGCTGCTCGGCGCTTACCCGATGGTGCTCCTGCTGACCCGCTGGTTTGAAAAGCCGCTGATGCGTGTCGGTAATCTGCTCAAAATCAACAATATGGCTGCCGGCGGCATGGTCGCTACCCTCGCGAACAATATCCCGATGTTCGGCATGATGAAGCAGATGGATACACGTGGAAAAGTGATCAACTGCGCCTTCTCAGTGTCAGCGGCGTTCGCCCTCGGCGACCATCTCGGTTTTGCGGCGGCCAACATGAACGCCATGATCTTCCCGATGATCGTCGGCAAGCTGGTCGGCGGCGTTACCGCGATTGGCGTGGCGATGCTGCTGGTGCCAAAAGATGAAAACGTACCGGCGCCTGCCAACACCGAAGCGGAGGCGCACTCGTGA
- the eutA gene encoding ethanolamine ammonia-lyase reactivating factor EutA: MNTRQLLSVGIDIGTTTTQVIFSRLELVNRAAVSQVPRYEFIKRDISWQSPVFFTPVDKQGELKEAELEALILAQYRAAGIAPQAVDSGAIIITGESAKTRNARPAVMALSQSLGDFVVASAGPHLESVIAGHGAGAQTLSRQRMCRVLNIDIGGGTSNYALFDAGNLSATACLNVGGRLLETDAQRRVVHAHSPGQRIVDAVFGPGTDALSLTAGQLAQVARRMAGLIVEVIDGRLSPLAQGLMQTEVLPAGVQPEVITLSGGVGECYRHQPADPFCFSDIGPLLATALHEHPRLREMNVQFPTQTVRATVIGAGAHTLSLSGSTIWLERVQLPLRNLPVAIPQDAADLPNAWRQALTQLDLAPEADAYVLALPASLPVRYATLLTVIDALLAFVARFPNPRPLLLVAEQDFGKALGMLLRPQLPHLPLAVIDEVSVRAGDYIDIGTPLFGGSVVPVTVKSLAFPS; encoded by the coding sequence GTGAACACGCGCCAGCTGTTGAGCGTCGGTATTGATATCGGCACCACCACCACGCAGGTGATCTTCTCGCGCCTCGAGCTGGTGAACCGCGCGGCGGTCTCCCAGGTGCCGCGCTACGAATTCATCAAACGCGACATTAGCTGGCAAAGCCCGGTCTTTTTTACGCCGGTTGATAAGCAGGGAGAACTGAAAGAGGCCGAGCTTGAGGCGCTGATTCTGGCTCAGTACCGGGCCGCCGGGATTGCCCCGCAAGCGGTGGACTCCGGGGCGATCATCATCACTGGTGAAAGCGCGAAAACCCGCAATGCCCGCCCGGCGGTGATGGCGCTCTCGCAGTCGCTGGGCGATTTTGTCGTCGCCAGCGCCGGGCCGCACCTGGAGTCGGTCATTGCCGGACACGGCGCCGGGGCGCAGACCTTGTCCCGGCAGCGGATGTGCCGGGTGCTTAATATCGATATTGGCGGCGGTACCTCGAACTATGCCCTGTTTGACGCCGGTAACCTCAGCGCCACCGCCTGCCTCAACGTCGGCGGCCGCCTGCTGGAAACCGACGCTCAGAGGCGCGTGGTCCACGCGCACTCGCCAGGACAGCGGATTGTCGATGCGGTATTCGGCCCGGGAACCGATGCTTTATCGTTGACTGCGGGTCAGCTGGCGCAGGTGGCGCGCCGGATGGCGGGGCTGATCGTTGAGGTGATCGACGGCAGGCTCTCACCACTGGCGCAGGGGCTGATGCAAACCGAAGTACTGCCTGCGGGTGTTCAGCCGGAGGTGATTACTCTTTCCGGCGGAGTGGGGGAGTGCTACCGCCATCAACCCGCCGATCCTTTCTGTTTTTCCGATATCGGGCCGCTGCTGGCCACGGCCCTGCACGAGCATCCGCGCCTGCGTGAAATGAACGTGCAGTTTCCGACGCAAACCGTGCGCGCCACGGTGATTGGCGCCGGGGCGCATACGCTGTCCCTGTCCGGGAGCACCATCTGGCTGGAGAGGGTTCAACTGCCGCTGCGCAATCTGCCGGTGGCTATCCCGCAGGATGCCGCCGATCTGCCGAACGCCTGGCGGCAGGCGCTGACGCAGCTCGATCTGGCCCCCGAGGCGGACGCTTACGTGCTGGCGCTTCCCGCTTCACTTCCGGTGCGCTACGCCACCTTACTGACCGTAATTGACGCCCTGCTGGCGTTTGTCGCCCGCTTTCCCAATCCGCGTCCGCTGCTGCTGGTGGCCGAGCAGGATTTTGGCAAAGCGCTGGGCATGCTGTTGCGGCCGCAGCTTCCACACCTTCCGCTGGCGGTCATCGATGAGGTGAGCGTCCGGGCGGGGGACTATATCGACATTGGTACGCCTCTTTTTGGCGGATCGGTTGTGCCGGTGACGGTGAAATCACTCGCATTTCCTTCCTGA
- the eutB gene encoding ethanolamine ammonia-lyase subunit alpha, whose amino-acid sequence MKLKTTLFGNVYQFKDVKEVLAKANELRSGDVLAGVAAESSQQRVAAKQVLSDMTVADIRNNPVIPYEEDCVTRLIQDDVNETAYQRIKHWTISDLREYVLNDEVTSDDIAFVRKGLTSEVVAAVAKICSNADLIYGGKKMPVIKKANTTIGLPGTFSCRLQPNDTRDDVQSIAAQIYEGLSFGAGDAVIGVNPVTDDVENLSRVLDTVYGVIDKFSIPTQGCVLAHVTTQIEAIRRGAPGGLIFQSICGSEKGLKEFGVELAMLDEARAVGAEFNRIAGENCLYFETGQGSALSAGANFGADQVTMEARNYGLARHYDPFLVNTVVGFIGPEYLYNDRQIIRAGLEDHFMGKLSGISMGCDCCYTNHADADQNLNENLMILLATAGCNYIMGMPLGDDIMLNYQTTAFHDTATVRQLLGLRPSPEFEGWLERMGIMANGRLTKRAGDPSLFF is encoded by the coding sequence ATGAAACTAAAGACCACATTGTTCGGCAATGTTTATCAGTTTAAGGATGTTAAAGAGGTGCTGGCGAAAGCCAACGAACTGCGTTCGGGAGATGTGCTGGCGGGCGTGGCAGCGGAGAGTTCGCAGCAGCGCGTGGCCGCCAAGCAGGTGCTCTCTGATATGACGGTGGCCGATATCCGCAATAACCCGGTGATCCCCTATGAGGAGGATTGCGTGACGCGCCTGATCCAGGATGACGTGAACGAAACCGCCTATCAGCGGATCAAACACTGGACCATCAGCGACCTGCGCGAATACGTGCTCAACGACGAGGTCACCAGCGACGATATCGCCTTTGTCCGCAAAGGGCTGACCTCCGAGGTGGTGGCGGCGGTGGCCAAGATCTGCTCCAACGCCGATCTGATCTATGGCGGCAAAAAAATGCCGGTGATCAAAAAAGCCAATACCACCATCGGTCTGCCGGGGACCTTTAGCTGCCGCCTGCAGCCGAACGATACCCGCGACGACGTGCAGAGTATTGCCGCGCAAATCTACGAAGGGCTCTCCTTCGGTGCGGGCGACGCGGTGATTGGCGTCAACCCGGTCACTGACGACGTGGAGAACCTGAGTCGCGTGCTGGATACGGTGTACGGGGTGATCGACAAGTTTTCCATCCCGACCCAGGGCTGCGTGCTGGCGCACGTCACCACCCAGATCGAAGCTATCCGCCGCGGCGCGCCGGGGGGGCTTATCTTCCAGAGCATCTGCGGCAGCGAAAAAGGGCTAAAAGAGTTCGGCGTCGAACTGGCGATGCTCGATGAAGCGCGGGCGGTGGGAGCGGAGTTTAACCGCATCGCCGGGGAGAACTGTCTTTACTTTGAAACCGGGCAGGGCTCGGCGCTCTCCGCGGGCGCTAACTTCGGCGCCGACCAGGTGACGATGGAAGCGCGTAACTATGGCCTGGCGCGGCACTACGATCCGTTCCTCGTCAACACCGTGGTGGGCTTTATCGGGCCGGAGTACCTCTATAACGACCGACAAATTATTCGCGCCGGGCTGGAAGACCACTTTATGGGCAAGCTGAGCGGCATCTCGATGGGCTGCGACTGCTGCTACACCAACCATGCCGATGCCGATCAGAACCTCAACGAAAACCTGATGATCCTGCTGGCGACCGCTGGCTGCAACTACATCATGGGCATGCCGCTCGGCGACGACATCATGCTCAACTACCAGACTACCGCCTTCCACGATACCGCGACCGTGCGCCAGCTGCTGGGTCTGCGTCCGTCACCGGAGTTCGAAGGCTGGCTGGAACGGATGGGCATTATGGCAAATGGTCGTCTGACCAAACGGGCGGGCGATCCGTCACTGTTCTTCTGA
- the eutC gene encoding ethanolamine ammonia-lyase subunit EutC, giving the protein MDQKQIEDIVRSVMASMGQPQTQPEAPVATTPACHAAACATDATVESCALDLGSAEAKAWIGVQHPHRAEVLTELKRSTAARVCTGRAGPRPRTLALLRFLADHSRSKDTVLKEVPEAWVKAQGLLEVRSEISDKNRYLTRPDLGRRLSPEAIDALKAQCVMDPDVQVVVSDGLSTDAITANYEEILPPLLAGLKQAGLKVGTPFFVRYGRVKIEDQIGEILGAKVVILLVGERPGLGQSESLSCYAVYSPRVATTVEADRTCISNIHQGGTPPVEAAAVIVDLAKRMLEQKASGINMSR; this is encoded by the coding sequence ATGGATCAAAAACAGATTGAAGACATTGTACGCAGCGTAATGGCGTCAATGGGACAGCCACAGACACAGCCAGAGGCCCCCGTAGCGACGACGCCGGCCTGCCACGCTGCCGCGTGCGCCACCGACGCAACAGTGGAAAGCTGCGCGCTGGATCTGGGCTCTGCGGAAGCGAAAGCCTGGATTGGCGTACAACATCCGCACCGCGCCGAAGTGCTGACCGAACTGAAACGCAGCACCGCAGCGCGCGTTTGCACCGGTCGCGCCGGTCCGCGTCCGCGCACCCTCGCGTTGCTGCGCTTCCTGGCGGATCACTCGCGCTCGAAAGATACGGTGCTCAAAGAGGTGCCGGAGGCGTGGGTGAAAGCGCAGGGGCTGCTGGAAGTGCGTTCGGAAATCAGCGACAAAAATCGCTACCTCACGCGCCCCGATCTGGGACGCCGTCTCAGTCCGGAGGCCATCGATGCGCTGAAGGCGCAGTGCGTGATGGATCCGGATGTGCAGGTGGTGGTGTCCGATGGCCTGTCGACGGATGCCATCACCGCCAACTACGAAGAGATCCTGCCGCCGCTGCTTGCCGGCCTGAAACAGGCGGGTCTGAAGGTCGGGACGCCGTTCTTCGTGCGCTATGGCCGCGTCAAGATTGAAGATCAGATCGGCGAGATCCTCGGCGCGAAGGTGGTGATCCTGCTGGTTGGCGAGCGCCCGGGACTTGGCCAGTCAGAGAGCCTCTCCTGCTACGCGGTGTACTCCCCGCGGGTGGCGACCACCGTCGAGGCCGACCGGACCTGTATCTCCAATATTCACCAGGGCGGCACCCCGCCGGTAGAAGCCGCCGCGGTGATCGTGGATTTAGCCAAACGCATGCTGGAGCAGAAAGCCTCCGGTATCAACATGAGCCGTTAA
- the eutL gene encoding ethanolamine utilization microcompartment protein EutL — MPALDLIRPSVTAMRVIASVNDGFARELKLPPHIRSLGLITADSDDVTYIAADEATKQAMVEVVYGRSLYAGAAHGPSPTAGEVLIMLGGPNPAEVRAGLDAMMAHIESGAAFQWANDAQDTAFLAHVVSRTGSYLSSTAGIALGDPIAYLVAPPLEATYGIDAAMKSADVQLVTYVPPPSETNYSAAFLTGSQAACKAACNAFTDAVLDIARHPVQRA, encoded by the coding sequence ATGCCCGCATTAGATTTGATTCGACCCTCGGTCACTGCCATGCGCGTCATTGCCTCGGTGAATGACGGTTTTGCCCGGGAGCTTAAATTACCGCCACATATACGTAGCCTCGGACTCATCACGGCAGATTCTGATGACGTGACGTATATTGCCGCCGATGAAGCGACAAAGCAGGCGATGGTGGAGGTGGTCTATGGCCGCTCCCTGTATGCCGGAGCAGCTCACGGCCCGTCGCCCACCGCCGGTGAAGTGCTGATTATGCTCGGCGGCCCGAACCCGGCGGAAGTTCGCGCCGGGCTGGATGCCATGATGGCGCATATTGAAAGCGGGGCGGCGTTCCAGTGGGCTAACGACGCGCAAGATACCGCGTTTCTGGCGCACGTGGTGTCGCGTACCGGCTCTTATCTTTCATCCACCGCTGGCATCGCGTTGGGCGATCCGATCGCTTATCTGGTGGCGCCGCCGCTGGAGGCGACGTACGGCATCGATGCGGCGATGAAGTCTGCCGACGTTCAGCTGGTGACCTACGTCCCGCCGCCGTCGGAAACCAACTATTCGGCCGCCTTTTTGACGGGAAGTCAGGCCGCCTGTAAAGCCGCCTGCAACGCCTTTACCGATGCCGTTCTCGATATTGCCCGTCATCCTGTTCAGCGTGCGTAA
- the eutK gene encoding ethanolamine utilization microcompartment protein EutK, producing MINALGLLEVEGMVAAVDAADAMLKAANVRLLSHEVLDPGRLTLVVEGDLAACRAALDAGSVAAERTGCVISRREIGRPEEDTQWLIGGFQPPPPAPLPPADPASSEALLTLLASVRQGMTAGEVAAHFAWPLDKARQALDQLFSAGTLRKRSSRYRLKNP from the coding sequence ATGATCAATGCGCTGGGATTGCTGGAAGTGGAGGGCATGGTCGCCGCTGTAGACGCCGCGGATGCCATGCTCAAGGCGGCCAATGTGCGCCTGCTCAGTCATGAAGTGCTCGACCCCGGCAGATTGACGCTGGTGGTGGAGGGGGATCTGGCGGCCTGTCGTGCCGCGCTGGATGCCGGAAGCGTAGCGGCGGAGCGAACCGGATGTGTGATCAGCCGTCGGGAAATCGGCCGTCCGGAAGAGGATACCCAGTGGCTGATCGGCGGCTTTCAGCCACCGCCGCCAGCGCCCCTGCCGCCTGCTGACCCGGCATCATCGGAAGCGTTACTGACGCTGCTGGCATCAGTTCGTCAGGGCATGACGGCCGGCGAGGTGGCCGCGCATTTTGCCTGGCCGCTGGATAAGGCCCGCCAGGCGCTGGATCAGCTCTTTTCCGCAGGGACGCTACGCAAACGCAGTAGCCGCTATCGTCTCAAAAATCCATAA
- the eutR gene encoding HTH-type transcriptional regulator EutR produces the protein MKKRRSANLHHLCCEALPEDTRLTPQVEIDNIHQRHTTDVYEHALTITAWQQIYDQLHPGQFRGEFTEILLDEIQVFREYTGLALRQSCVVWPNSFWFGIPAARGEQGFIGSQCLGRAEIATRPGGTEFELSTPDDYTILGVVISQEVISRHASFLHHPERVLHMLRNQSALAVREPHKAALWGFVQQALATFSEHPDTLHQPAVRKVLRDNLLLAMGTMLEEAQPMVSAESISHQSYRRLLAQAREYVLENSAEPLTVLDLCQQLYVSRRTLQNAFHAILGIGPNAWLKRIRLNAVRRELISPWSERETVKEAAMQWGFWHLGQFATDYQQLFAEKPSMTLHHRLRQWV, from the coding sequence ATGAAAAAGCGTCGTTCTGCAAATTTGCACCATCTCTGTTGCGAGGCGTTGCCGGAAGACACCAGGCTGACGCCCCAGGTTGAAATTGACAATATTCATCAACGACACACAACCGATGTGTATGAGCACGCCCTGACCATTACCGCCTGGCAACAGATTTACGATCAGCTGCATCCGGGGCAGTTTCGCGGCGAGTTTACCGAAATTCTGCTCGATGAGATCCAGGTCTTTCGCGAATATACCGGGCTGGCGCTGCGCCAGTCCTGCGTGGTCTGGCCGAACTCCTTTTGGTTTGGTATTCCGGCGGCGCGGGGAGAGCAGGGGTTTATTGGTTCGCAGTGCCTGGGCCGGGCAGAAATCGCCACCCGTCCCGGCGGTACGGAGTTCGAGCTCAGCACGCCGGATGATTACACCATCCTCGGAGTAGTCATTTCCCAGGAGGTGATTTCTCGCCATGCCAGTTTCCTGCACCACCCGGAGCGAGTGCTGCATATGCTACGCAACCAGTCAGCGCTGGCAGTTCGGGAGCCGCATAAGGCCGCGCTGTGGGGGTTTGTGCAGCAGGCGCTGGCCACCTTCAGCGAGCATCCGGATACCCTTCATCAGCCGGCCGTGCGTAAAGTCCTGCGGGATAATCTGTTGCTGGCGATGGGGACGATGCTCGAAGAGGCGCAGCCGATGGTGAGCGCGGAGAGTATCAGCCACCAGAGCTACCGCCGTCTGCTGGCGCAGGCCCGCGAATATGTGCTGGAAAACAGCGCGGAGCCGCTAACCGTTCTCGACCTGTGCCAGCAGTTGTACGTCAGCCGTCGCACCCTGCAAAACGCCTTCCATGCGATTCTGGGGATTGGCCCCAACGCCTGGCTCAAACGGATCCGTCTGAACGCCGTACGCCGGGAGCTGATAAGTCCCTGGTCAGAGCGGGAGACGGTCAAGGAGGCGGCCATGCAGTGGGGATTCTGGCATCTGGGGCAGTTCGCCACCGACTATCAGCAGCTGTTTGCTGAGAAACCGTCGATGACGCTGCACCATCGCCTGCGCCAGTGGGTGTGA